From a region of the Cucumis sativus cultivar 9930 chromosome 6, Cucumber_9930_V3, whole genome shotgun sequence genome:
- the LOC101221934 gene encoding auxilin-like protein 1 isoform X1, translating to MDNLSHSRLPNRGSTSLSKKICNGSNGGGPFVAQTIYDDVYGGPPKFGVSALSPRFEDYGEIFGSFHALRASSIPILDLPAVNESEVFFDARSSAFDYAEVFGGFDGLDFAISYDELVGPSKDIDDGSSDEAWTPAGTESLSDCSDHSGNSHCMSNGDSKQSFEESTEFCISYNKVDRESNGNISNGKIHVTQLEMLPGFSYLVDEANPSSKATDDDPSLQTNDDNYLNIDFDTGKVKGKHPRDTMPSLVDSNGPGPLFEDNPISQNGYGRGVCRSHEDFITVSEISLRTEPSQVPPPARPPPKFATKKRDYARRTLSCGEAASELISDDHTLPLFDVEVDASSSAAASAAAMKEAMEKAQAQLQNAKDLWKRKKEGVHGRLRLDLKNDIREKDGKLSKIPNRFRTLANESELGAGEIHGHEMNLSAREERQKDGRATEVCSTHYGGEELLTEAEKTLPIRSGSRFFVSENHDCCNKWKDATEFFELARADISSKEFESVNNNAISSFVTAQMGVEINNAWENDKDQNKKVNAVHTTHVLNEAAKNLENMVHGKEEDKIKLKPNKNETRQKEQVKLKIQQGFYDLEANDMKFGVAQGFMEIKKQMGCANDLEKREKPMEFRQLASELKVEQPLVSPRDIEQEKKKVVERKKNGYSLKESHITENNANKMEATENEKRAMFPEASEREKVEQKIRMFLERPEDKKRPNLVLEDDNFMGQMARERQLEGVCDMEDHGEKEKEAAKVGVSERPELAHEIEDDNKWAQDFQYREVCEKGVDDSFQHLNIGEIPRDVGRCKVTSMLVEDSQNSTDLNGTSSEHDGLKRLDDRHKVNSTIESQVHDLGISAAALQIKDDKDHLPIELACPRGMSEEFSIVDESGERKTTVIVNENLEFNKNSCVPGVCEPEVEHNVPVEMEDADIQISFDELIKRAAKETQFQSEIEHTKLEPTNSEDGLSSENSTSMDEGENIDELEDTKASLPLDRSDEKAGQAGGCIEGSVGRKKVVTGMGSFPEHPESNLSCCMEDKGKSSDQVEDKGQKVSVQGVNVRAEKGSGLKSTWENISERTWKSGEFSCEVNANHAPERKENIVNQSHTSKGKESERARSEAESENDILRKLEEEREREREREKDRMPIDRISLEPRDRVGAEARERVERAALERMTAEARQRALADARERLEKACAEARENSLAGKAATTEARVKAERAAVERATAEARERAAEKAKSDKTSFGARERMERSVSDKFSASSRNNEMRQKSSSSMDGGCQGQPSLQSQSFGSATVSRYAYYSAYDERNEGVDGESPQRCKARLERHQRTAERAAKALAEKNMRDLLAQREQAERNRLAETLDADVRRWSSGKEGNLRALLSTLQYILGPDSGWQPIPLTEVITAVAVKKAYRKATLCVHPDKLQQRGASIQQKYICEKVFDLLKEAWNKFNSEER from the exons atGGATAATCTCTCACATTCTCGTCTCCCCAACAGGGGTTCTACCTCGCTTTCTAAGAAAATCTGTAATGGTAGTAATGGTGGTGGTCCTTTTGTTGCTCAAACTATCTACGACGACGTTTATGGCGGTCCTCCTAAGTTTGGAGTCTCTGCTTTGTCTCCTCGTTTTGAAGACTACGGTGAGATTTTCGGCAGCTTTCACGCGCTACGTGCTTCCTCGATTCCCATTCTTGATCTTCCGGCTGTTAATGAATCTGAGGTTTTCTTTGACGCTCGGAGCTCTGCATTCGACTATGCGGAGGTTTTTGGCGGGTTTGATGGTCTGGATTTTGCGATTTCTTATGATGAATTGGTTGGACCTTCTAAAGACATTGATGATGGCTCTTCCGACGAAGCTTG GACTCCAGCAGGAACTGAATCTTTGTCAGACTGTTCGGATCATTCTGGAAATTCTCATTGTATGTCAAATGGAGACTCTAAACAGTCGTTTGAAGAAAGCACTGAGTTTTGCATATCATATAACAAGGTTGACCGAGAAAGCAATGGAAATATATCAAATGGGAAGATTCACGTTACCCAGTTGGAGATGCTTCCAGGATTCTCATATCTGGTTGATGAAGCAAATCCCTCATCAAAGGCAACAGATGATGATCCGTCACTGCAGACCAACGATGATAACTATCTCAATATAGATTTTGATACAGGAAAGGTGAAGGGCAAACATCCAAGGGACACCATGCCATCCCTAGTGGACAGTAATGGCCCGGGACCATTATTTGAGGATAACCCTATTTCTCAAAATGGATATGGTAGAGGTGTTTGTCGTTCTCACGAGGATTTCATAACTGTATCTGAAATAAGCCTTAGAACTGAACCGTCGCAAGTGCCACCACCTGCTCGACCTCCTCCCAAGTTTGCTACCAAAAAGAGGGACTACGCTAGAAGGACTTTGAGTTGTGGGGAAGCTGCTTCTGAATTAATTTCGGATGATCATACTCTTCCTTTATTTGATGTAGAGGTAGATGCCAGCTCATCTGCAGCGGCCTCTGCTGCAGCTATGAAAGAAGCAATGGAAAAAGCTCAAGCACAGTTACAAAATGCAAAAGATTTgtggaagagaaagaaggaagggGTCCATGGAAGATTGAGACTGGACTTGAAAAATGATATCAGAGAAAAGGATGGGAAATTGTCGAAGATTCCAAACAGATTTAGGACTTTGGCCAACGAAAGTGAGCTGGGTGCTGGGGAAATTCATGGCCATGAGATGAATTTGTCTGCCAGAGAGGAGAGGCAAAAGGATGGGAGAGCAACTGAAGTTTGTTCAACACACTATGGAGGAGAGGAACTTTTAACAGAGGCTGAAAAGACCCTACCAATTAGAAGTGGGAGTAGATTTTTTGTGTCGGAGAACCATGATTGCTGCAACAAATGGAAAGATGCCACAGAGTTTTTTGAATTGGCAAGAGCAGATATATCCAGTAAGGAATTTGAGTCGGTGAACAATAATGCAATTTCTAGCTTTGTGACTGCACAAATGGGTGTAGAGATCAACAATGCATGGGAGAATGATAAAGATCAAAACAAGAAAGTAAACGCAGTCCATACAACTCACGTTCTTAATGAGGCAGCGAAGAATTTAGAGAATATGGTTCATGGAAAGGAGGAAGATAAGATAAAACTGAAGCCAAATAAAAACGAAACTAGGCAAAAAGAGCaggtgaaattaaaaattcaacaagGTTTTTATGATCTTGAAGCAAATGATATGAAATTTGGAGTTGCTCAAGGGTTTatggaaataaaaaagcaaatgGGTTGTGCTAATGATCTGGAGAAACGTGAAAAGCCTATGGAATTTAGACAATTGGCCAGTGAGCTAAAGGTTGAGCAACCACTTGTTTCACCAAGGGATattgaacaagaaaagaaaaaagttgttgaaagaaagaaaaatggatatAGTCTGAAGGAATCTCATATAACAGAAAACAATGCAAATAAAATGGAAGCCActgagaatgagaaaagagcGATGTTCCCAGAGGCTTCTGAAAGGGAAAAAGTTGAGCAAAAAATAAGGATGTTCCTCGAGCGACCAGAAGATAAGAAAAGACCGAATTTGGTTCTTGAGGATGACAACTTTATGGGACAGATGGCTCGTGAAAGACAACTGGAAGGAGTTTGTGACATGGAAGATCAtggggaaaaggaaaaagaggcTGCCAAAGTTGGAGTAAGTGAGAGACCTGAGTTAGCTCATGAGATAGAAGATGACAATAAATGGGCACAGGATTTTCAGTACAGAGAAGTATGTGAAAAAGGAGTTGATGATTCATTTCAGCATTTGAACATTGGAGAGATACCAAGAGATGTTGGTCGGTGTAAAGTGACTTCGATGCTGGTTGAAGATTCACAAAATAGTACAGATCTCAACGGTACAAGTTCGGAGCATGATGGATTAAAGAGATTGGACGACAGACACAAAGTAAATTCAACAATAGAATCTCAAGTGCATGATTTGGGGATATCTGCTGCTGCACTTCAAATAAAAGATGACAAAGACCACTTACCCATTGAATTAGCATGTCCAAGAGGAATGTCCGAAGAATTCTCTATTGTAGATGAAAGTGGAGAGCGAAAGACTACAGTTATAGTTAATGAAAATCTggaatttaacaaaaattcttGTGTGCCGGGTGTGTGCGAGCCAGAGGTAGAACATAATGTTCCAGTTGAAATGGAAGATGCAGATATACAAATTTCTTTCGATGAATTGATTAAAAGAGCAGCCAAAGAAACACAATTTCAATCCGAAATTGAGCATACAAAATTAGAACCAACTAACTCGGAAGACGGACTTTCATCTGAAAACTCAACAAGCATGGACGAGGGAGAGAACATAGACGAGCTGGAAGATACGAAAGCATCTCTTCCTCTGGATAGAAGTGATGAGAAGGCAGGCCAGGCAGGTGGTTGCATTGAAGGGTCCGTAGGGAGAAAGAAGGTTGTTACCGGAATGGGCTCTTTTCCTGAACATCCAGAAAGTAACTTGTCCTGTTGTATGGAAGATAAAGGGAAGTCCTCTGACCAGGTTGAAGATAAGGGACAGAAAGTGTCAGTTCAGGGGGTCAATGTAAGGGCTGAGAAAGGAAGTGGATTGAAGTCAACGTGGGAAAATATTTCAGAAAGGACATGGAAGAGTGGGGAATTCTCCTGTGAGGTCAATGCAAATCATGCCCctgaaagaaaggaaaatattgTAAACCAGAGCCATACATCTAAAGGAAAAGAGAGTGAGAGAGCAAGGAGTGAAGCAGAATCTGAGAATGACATTCTTcgaaaattggaagaagagagggaaagggagagagagagagagaaggataGAATGCCTATTGACAGGATTTCTCTTGAACCACGAGATAGAGTAGGTGCTGAAGCTCGTGAAAGGGTAGAAAGGGCTGCTCTGGAGAGGATGACTGCCGAAGCCCGACAAAGAGCATTGGCTGACGCACGTGAAAGATTGGAAAAGGCATGTGCAGAGGCAAGAGAAAATTCATTGGCTGGGAAGGCAGCAACTACGGAGGCAAGGGTAAAGGCAGAGCGTGCAGCTGTAGAAAGAGCAACTGCAGAGGCCAGGGAGCGAGCTGCAGAGAAAGCCAAGTCTGACAAGACTTCTTTTGGGGCAAGAGAGAGAATGGAAAGATCTGTTTCTGACAAATTCTCTGCTTCTTCCAGAAATAACGAAATGAGACAGAAGTCTTCATCCTCC ATGGATGGTGGATGTCAGGGTCAGCCTAGCCTACAATCTCAGAGCTTTGGCTCTGCCACTGTTTCAAGATATGCCTACTACTCGGCTTATGATG AGCGGAATGAGGGTGTTGATGGTGAATCACCTCAAAGGTGTAAAGCCAGATTAGAGAGGCATCAAAGAACAGCAGAACGTGCG GCAAAAGCTCTGGCAGAAAAAAATATGCGTGATCTTCTGGCACAAAGAGAGCAAGCTGAGAGAAAT AGATTAGCTGAGACATTGGATGCTGATGTTAGGAGATGGTCAAGTGGGAAGGAAGGGAACTTGCGTGCGTTGCTTTCTACATTGCAATAT ATCCTTGGACCTGATAGCGGTTGGCAGCCAATCCCCTTAACGGAAGTTATAACTGCCGTTGCTGTAAAGAAAGCTTACAGGAAAGCCACTCTGTGTGTTCATCCAGACAAATTGCAACAACGTGGTGCAAGTATTCAGCAAAAGTATATATGCGAGAAGGTCTTTGATCTACTAAAG GAAGCTTGGAACAAATTCAACTCAGAAGAGCGTTAG
- the LOC101221934 gene encoding auxilin-like protein 1 isoform X2, with product MDNLSHSRLPNRGSTSLSKKICNGSNGGGPFVAQTIYDDVYGGPPKFGVSALSPRFEDYGEIFGSFHALRASSIPILDLPAVNESEVFFDARSSAFDYAEVFGGFDGLDFAISYDELVGPSKDIDDGSSDEAWTPAGTESLSDCSDHSGNSHCMSNGDSKQSFEESTEFCISYNKVDRESNGNISNGKIHVTQLEMLPGFSYLVDEANPSSKATDDDPSLQTNDDNYLNIDFDTGKVKGKHPRDTMPSLVDSNGPGPLFEDNPISQNGYGRGVCRSHEDFITVSEISLRTEPSQVPPPARPPPKFATKKRDYARRTLSCGEAASELISDDHTLPLFDVEVDASSSAAASAAAMKEAMEKAQAQLQNAKDLWKRKKEGVHGRLRLDLKNDIREKDGKLSKIPNRFRTLANESELGAGEIHGHEMNLSAREERQKDGRATEVCSTHYGGEELLTEAEKTLPIRSGSRFFVSENHDCCNKWKDATEFFELARADISSKEFESVNNNAISSFVTAQMGVEINNAWENDKDQNKKVNAVHTTHVLNEAAKNLENMVHGKEEDKIKLKPNKNETRQKEQVKLKIQQGFYDLEANDMKFGVAQGFMEIKKQMGCANDLEKREKPMEFRQLASELKVEQPLVSPRDIEQEKKKVVERKKNGYSLKESHITENNANKMEATENEKRAMFPEASEREKVEQKIRMFLERPEDKKRPNLVLEDDNFMGQMARERQLEGVCDMEDHGEKEKEAAKVGVSERPELAHEIEDDNKWAQDFQYREVCEKGVDDSFQHLNIGEIPRDVGRCKVTSMLVEDSQNSTDLNGTSSEHDGLKRLDDRHKVNSTIESQVHDLGISAAALQIKDDKDHLPIELACPRGMSEEFSIVDESGERKTTVIVNENLEFNKNSCVPGVCEPEVEHNVPVEMEDADIQISFDELIKRAAKETQFQSEIEHTKLEPTNSEDGLSSENSTSMDEGENIDELEDTKASLPLDRSDEKAGQAGGCIEGSVGRKKVVTGMGSFPEHPESNLSCCMEDKGKSSDQVEDKGQKVSVQGVNVRAEKGSGLKSTWENISERTWKSGEFSCEVNANHAPERKENIVNQSHTSKGKESERARSEAESENDILRKLEEEREREREREKDRMPIDRISLEPRDRVGAEARERVERAALERMTAEARQRALADARERLEKACAEARENSLAGKAATTEARVKAERAAVERATAEARERAAEKAKSDKTSFGARERMERSVSDKFSASSRNNEMRQKSSSSGQPSLQSQSFGSATVSRYAYYSAYDERNEGVDGESPQRCKARLERHQRTAERAAKALAEKNMRDLLAQREQAERNRLAETLDADVRRWSSGKEGNLRALLSTLQYILGPDSGWQPIPLTEVITAVAVKKAYRKATLCVHPDKLQQRGASIQQKYICEKVFDLLKEAWNKFNSEER from the exons atGGATAATCTCTCACATTCTCGTCTCCCCAACAGGGGTTCTACCTCGCTTTCTAAGAAAATCTGTAATGGTAGTAATGGTGGTGGTCCTTTTGTTGCTCAAACTATCTACGACGACGTTTATGGCGGTCCTCCTAAGTTTGGAGTCTCTGCTTTGTCTCCTCGTTTTGAAGACTACGGTGAGATTTTCGGCAGCTTTCACGCGCTACGTGCTTCCTCGATTCCCATTCTTGATCTTCCGGCTGTTAATGAATCTGAGGTTTTCTTTGACGCTCGGAGCTCTGCATTCGACTATGCGGAGGTTTTTGGCGGGTTTGATGGTCTGGATTTTGCGATTTCTTATGATGAATTGGTTGGACCTTCTAAAGACATTGATGATGGCTCTTCCGACGAAGCTTG GACTCCAGCAGGAACTGAATCTTTGTCAGACTGTTCGGATCATTCTGGAAATTCTCATTGTATGTCAAATGGAGACTCTAAACAGTCGTTTGAAGAAAGCACTGAGTTTTGCATATCATATAACAAGGTTGACCGAGAAAGCAATGGAAATATATCAAATGGGAAGATTCACGTTACCCAGTTGGAGATGCTTCCAGGATTCTCATATCTGGTTGATGAAGCAAATCCCTCATCAAAGGCAACAGATGATGATCCGTCACTGCAGACCAACGATGATAACTATCTCAATATAGATTTTGATACAGGAAAGGTGAAGGGCAAACATCCAAGGGACACCATGCCATCCCTAGTGGACAGTAATGGCCCGGGACCATTATTTGAGGATAACCCTATTTCTCAAAATGGATATGGTAGAGGTGTTTGTCGTTCTCACGAGGATTTCATAACTGTATCTGAAATAAGCCTTAGAACTGAACCGTCGCAAGTGCCACCACCTGCTCGACCTCCTCCCAAGTTTGCTACCAAAAAGAGGGACTACGCTAGAAGGACTTTGAGTTGTGGGGAAGCTGCTTCTGAATTAATTTCGGATGATCATACTCTTCCTTTATTTGATGTAGAGGTAGATGCCAGCTCATCTGCAGCGGCCTCTGCTGCAGCTATGAAAGAAGCAATGGAAAAAGCTCAAGCACAGTTACAAAATGCAAAAGATTTgtggaagagaaagaaggaagggGTCCATGGAAGATTGAGACTGGACTTGAAAAATGATATCAGAGAAAAGGATGGGAAATTGTCGAAGATTCCAAACAGATTTAGGACTTTGGCCAACGAAAGTGAGCTGGGTGCTGGGGAAATTCATGGCCATGAGATGAATTTGTCTGCCAGAGAGGAGAGGCAAAAGGATGGGAGAGCAACTGAAGTTTGTTCAACACACTATGGAGGAGAGGAACTTTTAACAGAGGCTGAAAAGACCCTACCAATTAGAAGTGGGAGTAGATTTTTTGTGTCGGAGAACCATGATTGCTGCAACAAATGGAAAGATGCCACAGAGTTTTTTGAATTGGCAAGAGCAGATATATCCAGTAAGGAATTTGAGTCGGTGAACAATAATGCAATTTCTAGCTTTGTGACTGCACAAATGGGTGTAGAGATCAACAATGCATGGGAGAATGATAAAGATCAAAACAAGAAAGTAAACGCAGTCCATACAACTCACGTTCTTAATGAGGCAGCGAAGAATTTAGAGAATATGGTTCATGGAAAGGAGGAAGATAAGATAAAACTGAAGCCAAATAAAAACGAAACTAGGCAAAAAGAGCaggtgaaattaaaaattcaacaagGTTTTTATGATCTTGAAGCAAATGATATGAAATTTGGAGTTGCTCAAGGGTTTatggaaataaaaaagcaaatgGGTTGTGCTAATGATCTGGAGAAACGTGAAAAGCCTATGGAATTTAGACAATTGGCCAGTGAGCTAAAGGTTGAGCAACCACTTGTTTCACCAAGGGATattgaacaagaaaagaaaaaagttgttgaaagaaagaaaaatggatatAGTCTGAAGGAATCTCATATAACAGAAAACAATGCAAATAAAATGGAAGCCActgagaatgagaaaagagcGATGTTCCCAGAGGCTTCTGAAAGGGAAAAAGTTGAGCAAAAAATAAGGATGTTCCTCGAGCGACCAGAAGATAAGAAAAGACCGAATTTGGTTCTTGAGGATGACAACTTTATGGGACAGATGGCTCGTGAAAGACAACTGGAAGGAGTTTGTGACATGGAAGATCAtggggaaaaggaaaaagaggcTGCCAAAGTTGGAGTAAGTGAGAGACCTGAGTTAGCTCATGAGATAGAAGATGACAATAAATGGGCACAGGATTTTCAGTACAGAGAAGTATGTGAAAAAGGAGTTGATGATTCATTTCAGCATTTGAACATTGGAGAGATACCAAGAGATGTTGGTCGGTGTAAAGTGACTTCGATGCTGGTTGAAGATTCACAAAATAGTACAGATCTCAACGGTACAAGTTCGGAGCATGATGGATTAAAGAGATTGGACGACAGACACAAAGTAAATTCAACAATAGAATCTCAAGTGCATGATTTGGGGATATCTGCTGCTGCACTTCAAATAAAAGATGACAAAGACCACTTACCCATTGAATTAGCATGTCCAAGAGGAATGTCCGAAGAATTCTCTATTGTAGATGAAAGTGGAGAGCGAAAGACTACAGTTATAGTTAATGAAAATCTggaatttaacaaaaattcttGTGTGCCGGGTGTGTGCGAGCCAGAGGTAGAACATAATGTTCCAGTTGAAATGGAAGATGCAGATATACAAATTTCTTTCGATGAATTGATTAAAAGAGCAGCCAAAGAAACACAATTTCAATCCGAAATTGAGCATACAAAATTAGAACCAACTAACTCGGAAGACGGACTTTCATCTGAAAACTCAACAAGCATGGACGAGGGAGAGAACATAGACGAGCTGGAAGATACGAAAGCATCTCTTCCTCTGGATAGAAGTGATGAGAAGGCAGGCCAGGCAGGTGGTTGCATTGAAGGGTCCGTAGGGAGAAAGAAGGTTGTTACCGGAATGGGCTCTTTTCCTGAACATCCAGAAAGTAACTTGTCCTGTTGTATGGAAGATAAAGGGAAGTCCTCTGACCAGGTTGAAGATAAGGGACAGAAAGTGTCAGTTCAGGGGGTCAATGTAAGGGCTGAGAAAGGAAGTGGATTGAAGTCAACGTGGGAAAATATTTCAGAAAGGACATGGAAGAGTGGGGAATTCTCCTGTGAGGTCAATGCAAATCATGCCCctgaaagaaaggaaaatattgTAAACCAGAGCCATACATCTAAAGGAAAAGAGAGTGAGAGAGCAAGGAGTGAAGCAGAATCTGAGAATGACATTCTTcgaaaattggaagaagagagggaaagggagagagagagagagaaggataGAATGCCTATTGACAGGATTTCTCTTGAACCACGAGATAGAGTAGGTGCTGAAGCTCGTGAAAGGGTAGAAAGGGCTGCTCTGGAGAGGATGACTGCCGAAGCCCGACAAAGAGCATTGGCTGACGCACGTGAAAGATTGGAAAAGGCATGTGCAGAGGCAAGAGAAAATTCATTGGCTGGGAAGGCAGCAACTACGGAGGCAAGGGTAAAGGCAGAGCGTGCAGCTGTAGAAAGAGCAACTGCAGAGGCCAGGGAGCGAGCTGCAGAGAAAGCCAAGTCTGACAAGACTTCTTTTGGGGCAAGAGAGAGAATGGAAAGATCTGTTTCTGACAAATTCTCTGCTTCTTCCAGAAATAACGAAATGAGACAGAAGTCTTCATCCTCC GGTCAGCCTAGCCTACAATCTCAGAGCTTTGGCTCTGCCACTGTTTCAAGATATGCCTACTACTCGGCTTATGATG AGCGGAATGAGGGTGTTGATGGTGAATCACCTCAAAGGTGTAAAGCCAGATTAGAGAGGCATCAAAGAACAGCAGAACGTGCG GCAAAAGCTCTGGCAGAAAAAAATATGCGTGATCTTCTGGCACAAAGAGAGCAAGCTGAGAGAAAT AGATTAGCTGAGACATTGGATGCTGATGTTAGGAGATGGTCAAGTGGGAAGGAAGGGAACTTGCGTGCGTTGCTTTCTACATTGCAATAT ATCCTTGGACCTGATAGCGGTTGGCAGCCAATCCCCTTAACGGAAGTTATAACTGCCGTTGCTGTAAAGAAAGCTTACAGGAAAGCCACTCTGTGTGTTCATCCAGACAAATTGCAACAACGTGGTGCAAGTATTCAGCAAAAGTATATATGCGAGAAGGTCTTTGATCTACTAAAG GAAGCTTGGAACAAATTCAACTCAGAAGAGCGTTAG
- the LOC105436031 gene encoding uncharacterized protein LOC105436031: protein MLRALSTRRCPHRYEFFAEDPTLSLLEGRLKRATSLPTIVLGSGSRKPAFDITFPEFAQAKQKQSKKANKGGHPIFSFFDFRRKRKSTARPEFARYLEYLKEGGLWDLKANAPVIYFK from the coding sequence ATGTTGAGAGCTTTGAGTACCAGGAGATGTCCTCACAGGTATGAGTTCTTCGCGGAGGATCCTACCCTTAGCTTGTTGGAAGGAAGGCTGAAGAGGGCAACCAGTTTGCCAACCATAGTACTTGGTTCTGGATCGAGGAAACCGGCCTTTGACATTACATTTCCCGAGTTTGCTCAAGCAAAACAGAAGCAGTCAAAGAAAGCTAACAAAGGAGGACACCCTATTTTCAGCTTCTTTGATTTTCGCCGAAAGAGAAAGTCGACAGCCAGGCCTGAATTTGCAAGGTATCTAGAGTATTTGAAGGAAGGAGGACTATGGGATTTGAAAGCAAATGCTCCTGTAATCTActttaaatga
- the LOC101222171 gene encoding uncharacterized protein LOC101222171, which yields MPTFTTIALDRLLEPGTTKSIDKSLPKPKPALTFNRAPSSKLERRNSTSVADRKVQRPQIKPALYTTPEATPLPDSPSSFPPSPYIVNHKRRGPRLLKSFSEDDVSRKKKNDKDVGNGSVKGSDGSDVKLTEGASVTVNTPIPDKDGDRNGLDCASSSSVGENGCVGGDHGATAVQLVSSHNNHESSIMTSNGIAQEKDSLKVVSNSESTGDNEDFFDPHDSLSVASNTDGEDNGFERSAKFGTPMGEFYDAWEELSSEGVLQPSISDTEPDLREMRLLMEIEKRKQAEEALNKLQCQWQRLRARLLLVGLTLPSDPTVATEEKQLDSDPAEELCQQVNLARFVSESIGKGIARAEVETEMEAQLEVKNFEIARLLDRLHYYEAVNHEMSQRNQEAVDLARRERLRRKRRQRWIWGSVATAITLGTAVLTWSYLPSGKDLPSSNNSKSEHDDVTD from the exons ATGCCGACATTCACTACAATTGCATTGGACAGGTTGTTAGAACCTGGAACTACGAAATCTATTGATAAGTCCCTTCCTAAACCTAAGCCTGCTTTGACCTTTAACCGTGCTCCAAGCTCGAAGTTGGAGAGGAGGAATAGCACATCAGTTGCTGATAGAAAAGTTCAGCGGCCTCAAATAAAGCCAGCACTCTATACCACCCCCGAGGCAACTCCTCTTCCGGATTCACCATCTTCCTTCCCTCCTTCCCCTTATATTGTAAATCACAAGCGACGTGGGCCTCGTCTCTTGAAGAGTTTCTCTGAGGATGATGTCTCTcgtaaaaagaagaatgataaGGATGTAGGAAATGGGAGCGTGAAGGGTTCTGATGGCAGTGATGTAAAATTGACTGAGGGTGCTTCTGTCACTGTTAACACACCTATTCCAGACAAAGATGGAGACAGAAATGGTCTAGATTGTGCTAGTAGTAGTAGTGTCGGTGAAAATGGGTGTGTTGGTGGTGATCATGGTGCTACAGCCGTTCAACTAGTAAGCAGTCACAATAATCATGAAAGCAGTATAATGACAAGTAATGGTATTGCTCAGGAAAAGGATTCATTGAAGGTTGTGTCAAATTCAGAAAGTACTGGAGATAATGAAGACTTCTTTGATCCACATGATTCTTTGAGTGTTGCAAGTAACACAGATGGAGAGGATAATGGTTTTGAACGTTCAGCTAAGTTTGGTACTCCTATGGGTGAATTTTATGATGCTTGGGAAG AGCTTTCCTCTGAAGGGGTGCTACAACCATCTATTTCTGATACTGAACCCGATCTACGTGAAATGAGACTATTGATGGAAATAGAGAAACGAAAGCAGGCTGAGGAAGCACTGAATAAATTGCAGTGCCAGTGGCAGAGGCTTAGAGCACGGTTATTGCTTGTAGGATTGACCCTCCCTTCAGATCCCACAGTAGCCACAGAAGAGAAGCAGTTAGATTCTGACCCTGCTGAAGAATTGTGCCAACAAGTTAATCTTGCCAGGTTCGTGTCAGAATCTATTGGGAAGGGTATAGCGAGGGCAGAGGTGGAGACTGAGATGGAGGCGCAGCTTGAAGTCAAGAATTTTGAGATCGCTCGATTGCTGGACCGGCTCCATTACTATGAGGCAGTGAATCATGAAATGTCCCAGAGGAATCAAGAAGCTGTAG ATTTAGCACGGCGCGAAAGGttaagaaggaaaaggagGCAGAGATGGATCTGGGGTTCGGTTGCCACTGCAATCACACTTGGCACTGCAGTCTTAACTTGGTCGTACCTTCCATCGGGGAAAGATTTGCCATCCAGCAACAATTCGAAGTCCGAGCATGATGATGTAACAGATTGA